In a single window of the Saccharothrix australiensis genome:
- the ssd gene encoding septum site-determining protein Ssd — MNRLLAMLTEARLLDEVLCAAAVAGCEVERVPDVPALRARWQAAPAVVLDAEAAASCVRAALPRRPGVLLVAGGPPGPGTWSSAVELGVEQVVEVPAEPARLQEVLSDLVESPSGDGRVLSVVGGCGGAGASVLAAAVGQAVLSAGGRGLLVDCDPLGGGLDLALGAEHVEGKRWPDLRLTGGRVPVAELRAALPSRARGRGRLSFLSCARDGPDPTPQAVGAVVDAGRRAGDTVICDVPRQLSPAAGAALDRTDLAVLVVPARLRACAAARRVADQVAGRGVAVQAVVRGPSPSGLRARQVARAVGVPLLTTMRPERHLEAALDRGRFPNHRQGPLATAARDVLAALRSHQRSSAEEPRLVEAGRG; from the coding sequence GTGAACCGACTGCTGGCCATGCTGACCGAGGCCCGGCTGCTGGACGAGGTGCTGTGCGCCGCGGCCGTGGCCGGCTGCGAAGTGGAGCGCGTGCCCGACGTGCCCGCCCTGCGCGCACGCTGGCAGGCGGCGCCTGCCGTGGTGCTGGACGCCGAGGCGGCGGCGTCGTGCGTCCGTGCCGCCCTGCCCCGCCGGCCGGGCGTGCTCCTGGTCGCCGGCGGCCCGCCGGGGCCGGGCACCTGGTCGTCGGCGGTGGAGCTGGGCGTCGAGCAGGTGGTCGAGGTGCCCGCCGAGCCGGCCCGGCTCCAGGAGGTGCTGTCCGACCTGGTCGAGTCCCCGTCGGGGGACGGGCGGGTGCTGTCGGTGGTGGGCGGCTGCGGCGGCGCGGGAGCGTCCGTGCTCGCGGCGGCCGTGGGCCAGGCGGTCCTGAGCGCCGGCGGGCGCGGCCTGCTGGTCGACTGCGATCCGCTGGGCGGCGGCCTGGACCTGGCGCTGGGCGCGGAGCACGTGGAGGGCAAGCGGTGGCCGGACCTGCGCCTGACGGGTGGTCGGGTGCCGGTCGCGGAACTGCGGGCGGCCCTGCCGTCCCGCGCTCGCGGCCGGGGCCGCCTCTCCTTCCTGTCGTGCGCGCGGGACGGGCCGGACCCGACGCCGCAGGCCGTGGGCGCGGTGGTGGACGCCGGTCGGCGCGCGGGCGACACCGTGATCTGCGACGTACCGCGCCAGCTGTCGCCCGCCGCCGGCGCGGCCCTGGACCGCACCGACCTGGCGGTCCTGGTCGTGCCCGCGCGGCTGCGGGCGTGCGCGGCCGCCCGGCGCGTCGCCGACCAGGTGGCGGGGCGGGGCGTCGCGGTGCAGGCCGTGGTGCGCGGTCCGTCCCCGAGCGGCCTCCGCGCCCGGCAGGTGGCCAGGGCGGTCGGCGTGCCCCTGCTCACCACCATGCGCCCGGAGCGCCACCTGGAGGCCGCCCTGGACCGGGGCCGCTTCCCGAACCACCGCCAGGGGCCGCTGGCCACCGCCGCGCGGGACGTGCTGGCCGCCCTCCGCTCGCACCAGCGCTCGTCCGCGGAGGAGCCCCGGCTCGTGGAGGCCGGTCGTGGGTGA
- a CDS encoding TadA family conjugal transfer-associated ATPase, whose protein sequence is MEFADRVRQRLADGSVALTSASIAAVVRSEAGGVVGQEDLQRTLVLMQQEFGGAGLLEPLLRDEANTDVLVTGPDQVWVDGVGGLRRTEVVFPGEQAVRRLAQRLAVEAGRRLDDAVPYVDGWLPGSVRLHAVLPPITPSTCLSLRILRPTVHDLAALEGSGTFDRATAGLLRALVRARLAFLVVGGTGSGKTTLLAALLGCVPHDQRVVCVEDAGELQPDHPQFVRLLARGANVEGAGRVTVRDLVRQALRMRPDRIVVGEVRGAEVVDLLTAFNTGHDGGAGTLHANSPAEVPARLEALAALGGLDRRALHSQLAAAVKVVLHMRRTASGARQLAEIGVFERRHDTLVVRPAWRRDGGWQPAGAALRGLIEAVSAGAS, encoded by the coding sequence ATGGAGTTCGCGGACCGCGTGCGGCAGCGCTTGGCCGACGGGAGCGTCGCCCTCACCTCGGCGTCCATCGCGGCCGTGGTGCGGAGCGAGGCGGGCGGGGTGGTCGGCCAGGAGGACCTCCAGCGGACGTTGGTGCTCATGCAGCAGGAGTTCGGGGGCGCCGGCCTGCTCGAACCCCTGCTGCGCGACGAGGCCAACACCGATGTCCTGGTCACCGGCCCGGACCAGGTCTGGGTCGACGGCGTCGGCGGTCTGCGGCGCACGGAGGTCGTGTTCCCCGGCGAGCAGGCCGTCCGCCGGCTGGCCCAACGCCTCGCCGTCGAGGCGGGCAGGCGGCTGGACGACGCGGTGCCGTACGTCGACGGCTGGCTGCCGGGCTCGGTGCGGCTGCACGCCGTCCTGCCGCCGATCACCCCGTCGACCTGCCTGTCCCTGCGCATCCTCCGGCCCACCGTCCACGACCTGGCGGCGTTGGAGGGGAGCGGGACCTTCGACCGGGCGACCGCCGGGCTGCTGCGCGCCCTGGTGCGGGCGAGGCTCGCGTTCCTGGTGGTCGGCGGCACGGGGTCGGGCAAGACGACGCTGCTCGCGGCCCTGCTCGGCTGCGTGCCGCACGACCAGCGGGTCGTGTGCGTGGAAGACGCCGGCGAACTCCAGCCCGACCACCCGCAGTTCGTCCGCCTGCTGGCGCGGGGCGCGAACGTCGAGGGAGCGGGCCGGGTCACGGTCCGCGACCTGGTGCGGCAGGCGCTCCGGATGCGGCCGGACCGGATCGTCGTCGGCGAGGTGCGCGGTGCGGAGGTGGTCGACCTGCTCACGGCGTTCAACACCGGCCACGACGGCGGCGCGGGCACGCTGCACGCCAATTCGCCTGCCGAGGTCCCGGCCCGGCTGGAGGCGTTGGCGGCCTTGGGCGGGCTCGACCGGCGTGCGCTGCACAGCCAGTTGGCCGCGGCGGTCAAGGTGGTGCTGCACATGCGTCGCACGGCGAGCGGGGCTCGTCAGCTCGCCGAGATCGGGGTGTTCGAACGGCGGCACGACACCCTGGTGGTTCGGCCGGCGTGGCGGCGCGACGGCGGCTGGCAGCCGGCGGGCGCGGCTCTGCGCGGCCTGATCGAGGCGGTGTCGGCGGGTGCGTCGTGA
- a CDS encoding type II secretion system F family protein codes for MSLLLLAAALLVLPPSAGRRLTALRGRRQRRWRLPRPNLPIVLGLGAVPGLVLGVGGSVAGALVALTVWRARADRKEERERLAATASIAEGLAAFVAELRSGAHPARAAAGAAEDASPPAVDVFRTIASTAARGGNVEAALAHPDARRLARAWRLSSEHGVPLADVLEAVRQDLRQRIGFAHRFHARMAGPRASAAVLAALPVFGVLLGEVTGSGPLDVLTSTTAGQVLLVAGAGLICAGLRWSAHLTRRVVA; via the coding sequence GTGAGCCTGTTGTTGCTGGCGGCTGCCCTGCTCGTCCTGCCGCCCTCGGCGGGTAGGCGGCTGACGGCGTTGCGGGGCAGGCGGCAGCGCCGGTGGCGGCTGCCCCGTCCGAACCTCCCGATCGTGCTCGGGCTGGGCGCGGTGCCGGGTCTGGTGCTGGGTGTCGGCGGCTCGGTCGCGGGCGCACTCGTCGCGCTGACGGTGTGGCGTGCCCGCGCGGACCGGAAGGAGGAGCGGGAACGCCTTGCCGCCACGGCGTCGATCGCCGAGGGGTTGGCCGCGTTCGTCGCCGAGCTGCGGTCCGGCGCCCACCCGGCGCGGGCGGCGGCCGGTGCGGCCGAGGACGCCTCGCCGCCGGCGGTGGACGTGTTCCGGACCATCGCGTCGACGGCGGCGCGCGGTGGCAACGTCGAGGCGGCGTTGGCCCATCCCGACGCGCGTCGGCTCGCGCGGGCCTGGCGGTTGTCCAGCGAGCACGGCGTGCCGTTGGCCGACGTGCTGGAGGCGGTGCGCCAGGACCTCAGGCAGCGCATCGGGTTCGCCCACCGGTTCCACGCCCGCATGGCCGGTCCGCGAGCCAGTGCGGCCGTGCTGGCGGCGTTGCCGGTATTCGGCGTGCTGTTGGGCGAGGTGACGGGCTCGGGGCCGTTGGACGTGTTGACCTCCACCACGGCAGGCCAGGTGCTGCTGGTGGCGGGGGCGGGGCTGATCTGCGCGGGCCTGCGGTGGAGCGCCCACCTGACCAGGCGGGTGGTCGCGTGA
- a CDS encoding type II secretion system F family protein, which produces MLFLLAAALLVYPPRRPVLARLDVPVKRPPRTKPPPPDPFALPAAWDLLAATLRAGLPVATAVQAVLGGVPPGPAEHLRRVGELLAWGADPSTAWRAALRHPDTAPLARAARRSARSGAALAGAVADLAADLRARAADQAESRAQRAAVLVAGPLALCFLPAFLCLGVLPVVLGLAGQVSVNWQ; this is translated from the coding sequence ATGCTGTTCCTGCTCGCGGCGGCGCTCCTGGTCTACCCGCCACGCCGCCCGGTGCTGGCGAGGCTCGATGTGCCCGTCAAGCGGCCCCCCAGGACCAAGCCACCTCCGCCGGACCCGTTCGCGCTGCCGGCGGCGTGGGACCTGCTGGCCGCCACGCTGCGGGCCGGCTTGCCGGTGGCGACGGCGGTCCAGGCGGTGCTGGGCGGTGTTCCCCCTGGGCCTGCGGAGCACCTGCGCAGGGTGGGCGAGCTGTTGGCGTGGGGCGCTGACCCGTCCACCGCGTGGCGGGCCGCTCTGCGTCACCCCGACACCGCTCCGCTGGCACGGGCGGCGCGGCGCAGTGCCCGGTCCGGCGCGGCGTTGGCCGGCGCGGTGGCGGACCTGGCGGCGGACCTCCGGGCGCGTGCGGCCGACCAGGCGGAGAGCCGCGCGCAACGGGCGGCCGTGTTGGTGGCGGGGCCGTTGGCCCTGTGCTTCCTGCCCGCGTTCCTGTGCCTCGGCGTCCTGCCGGTCGTGCTCGGGTTGGCCGGACAGGTGAGTGTGAACTGGCAATGA
- a CDS encoding DUF4244 domain-containing protein yields the protein MDDKGMTTAEYAIGTLAAAGLATVLLVLLGGDWVRDLLRGLLQQALTTGT from the coding sequence GTGGACGACAAGGGGATGACGACGGCGGAGTACGCCATCGGCACGTTGGCGGCGGCGGGGCTCGCGACGGTGCTGCTGGTGTTGCTCGGTGGCGACTGGGTGCGGGACCTGCTGCGCGGGCTGCTCCAACAAGCCTTGACGACGGGCACGTGA